One Mycolicibacterium sp. TUM20985 genomic window, AGTACTGCGGGCTGCCACGGAACCGGTCGGCGATCTCGGACTCCGACAGCGGCCGAAGCAGCGAGAAGTAACGGTCCGGGTTCAGGCCGTAGGCGCTCAGGGTGTCCCGCAGGAGTGACTCGTAGGAAATGCTCTTGGACCATTGATGATTGACGTCACGGCCGAGCCACGTGATGTTGCCGACGTTGGACGACCGCTCGTTGGACAACACGACCGGGCCGAGGCCGTTCGCGTCGGCGACGATGAGCCCGATGACGCTGTTGATCGCCGTGACGGGAACGTGCCCGTTGTGCGCGCCCCGGTCGTTGGCCTCGATGAGTCGTCGGTCGATGCGGCGCGTCACCCGGAGACTGTCGAGTCCGCTGATCTCGATGCACCGGTCGATGGGGTCGAACTTGTTCACGCTGAACAGCGTGGGACGAAAGCCCTGGCGCTTGAGTGCTTCGATGCTGACGACCGAGTCCTTGCCACCACCGACCGGCACCAGCGGTTCGGCGTCGGCGTCCCAGGCGTCCCCGCCTGCGGTCACCGGAGCGGCGTCGGGTCCGGCGATCTCGGGTGTCAGCGCGTCGGGAAGTGCGTTGCGGTAGGCGAATTCGCCGAGTCCGCCCGCGATGAGCTCACGCAGGTACCCGCGCTCGAACTCACCCGTGGGGAAGGCGATGTCGATACGCGGCGGGGCAGCGGCCTTGTAGTAGCTCAGCGAGCAGGTCAGTGCGAGCAGGCGCAGCAGGCGGTCGTCGGGAGCGCGATCACCGAGCGCGGCACCGAAGTCCACCACCTCGGTGAAGGACTCGTCCGCGGCATCGTGGGAAACGTTGGCGCGCAACGTGTAATGGGCGCTGAACACACCGTCGGGCGACACGTCGTAGCCGTCGATCGTCATCGCCCGAAACGACGACGGATCGAAGCCGCTCATGACCATCTCGCGAACGCCGGTACCGTCTCGACGTCCACGGGCCACGCCTTCCCGTCGAGCTCGGCGACGGGATGGATCTCGTAGCGCGGTGACACCCACCAGACGCGGTCCGCGTCGGGCGAGGGCGCGTCGATCCGGCTGATCGGCGCCAGCGCACCGCACGCCGCCAGCTGATCGAGGACCGACGTCGGCTCCGCGTTCTCCACTCCGACACAGCCGCCGGAGGCCTGGAAGACCAGGGCGCCGAGGAGCGGCTCCCCGTCGGACAACCCGTCGGCGTAGCCCCGGCCGTTCAGCCAGCGCTCGCACTGATCGACGTCGGCCCTGCTGACCGTCCGTGCGGCCATCCGCTGCCACCAGGGATCCGAGGCGCGGTGGGCATGGCGCACCGACTGGTCACCGGCGATGCGGACCGGCTCGGCCCGCAGCGGTCGCACCGCCGCGCCCGACACCAAAATCTGCGGATCGCCGTCGGCCTCGACGAGGGTGACGCTCGCGGCGATCAGCGGGGCGGACGTGGCGTCCGGGAGACCGGCGGCGAAGGCCGACAGCGCGGCCGCCACGTCACCGGCCGTGGGCATGCGGATGGCGAAGAACTCGGCAGGCTCCCGCAGGTGGCGCCAGACGAGATCGGCATCGGGTCGGCGCCCGGGAACCATCGGGATCGTGATGGTGGGCGACGTCCCGGGCCGCGCGGTCAGCTGGGCGGCACAGAGGGTACGGAGGTCGGGTTCCAGAGTGGTCACCGACGTGCGAAAATGGCTCACTGTCTGCGCATTCTAACGTACCGACGAAGGGTCCTGGCGACGCCGCATGAGTGCCCCGATGGTCACCCGGCTCACCGAATCCGACTGGCGCGTGTTCGCCACTCTCCGGCTTCGCGCGTTGACCGACACCCTCGGCGCCGGGAACCTGCAGTACCGCCACGAGATGACGTTCACGGCGGCGCAGTGGCGGCGCCGGCTGCGTGCGCACGCCCAGTTCGCGGTCCTGGTCGACGACCACCTCGTCGGACTCATCGGCGCACAGCGGCAGGGCGCTGAGGCGGTGTACCTGTATTCACTGTGGCTGGAACCGCACGCGCGCGGTCGCGGCCTCGGACACGATCTGGTCAGCGCCGCGATCGACTGGGCCCGCAGTCAGCGGGCGCGCATCGTGACCCTGCGTGTCGACGCCGCCAACGCCACGGCCCGCGGTGTCTACGAGCGGTTGGGTTTCGGAGTGGTCGGCGCATCGACGACGGCCACCGAACTCACCATGTCCCTCATGGTCGGGTGACGTCGGGGCGATAGCGCGACACCAGGATCCGCACGGCGTCCATCGCGTCGACGGCGCGGCCCTTGTCGACGGACTGGATCGCCATCAGCGGGATGTACTCGTCATCGGGAAGATCGACCCTCGCCCAGCGAGCCCCCGGTGGAAAGGTGACGTCGACGACGTCGGACCACGGGATGAGACGGTAGCTCAACAGGTTTCGTACGCGCAGACCACCGGGACCGACCTGCAGCCGGGGTCGGGCGAACACCAGGACCAGGCCTCCGATGATGATGCCGAGCAGTCCGATGGCCACCTGATCGGCGGTCTGGAAGATCACTCCGGACGTGCCGACCTTCAGCAGGAAGCCGACGGCGATGTGGGCCGCGGCGATCACGAAGGCGGCGCCGTAGGCGAAGTAGGGCGTCAGGTGGGGCCTGACCTCGAGGTCGATGCCGGCAGCGGCGTCGGTCACGGCTTCTGGCGCAGGTCGCGCAGTGTCAGCGCCGTCGACAGGGCGGCGGCGGCGGCCTGGGCGCCCTTGTCCTCCGCGGAGCCCGGCAACCCCGCACGGTCGAGCGCCTGCTTCTCGTCGTTCGTGGTGAGGACGCCATTGGCCACCGGGGTGCCCTCGTCGAGCGATACCCGGGTCAAACCCTGGGTCACCGCGTCGCACACGTAGTCGAAATGCGGTGTCTGACCCCGGATCACGACGCCAAGTGCGACGACGGCATCATGTGACTTGGCCAATTGTTGTGCCACGACAGGTATTTCGATGGCACCGAGCACCCGGATCACGTCCGGGTCCTCGACGCCGGATGCCGCGGCGGTGCGACGCGCACCGTCGAGCAGGGCGTCGCAGATCTCGGTGTGCCAGGTGCTCGCCACGATCGCCAGCGTCAGACCCGAGGCATCGACCGGCGGCATGTCCGGAACCCCTGCGCCACCGCTCACGTGGTCACGCTGCCGGGATCGGTCGCCGTCGGAGGCAGACGGTCGCCGAGCAGGTAGACGCCCTCGTCGTAGCCGTTCATCTTGACCGACTCGTCGTAGTCGTCGAGCCCGGTCAGGTCGTGGCCCATCCGGTCGCGCTTGGTCATCAGGTAGCGAATGTTCTCCGAGTTGGCGCGCACCGGCAGCGGTACCCGCTCGATGATGTGCAGCCCGTAACCGTCGAGACCGACCCGCTTGGCGGGATTGTTGGTCAGCAGCCGCATCGAACGGATCCCGAGGTCGACCAGGATCTGCGCCCCGATGCCGTAGTCCCTGGCATCGGCGGGCAGCCCGAGCTTGAGATTGGCGTCGACGGTGTCGTCGCCGGCGTCCTGCAGCTGATAGGCCTGCAGCTTGTGCAGGAGCCCGATGCCGCGGCCCTCGTGTCCGCGCATGTAGAGCACGACGCCCCGGCCCTCGCGAGCGACCATCGCCATGGCGGCGTCGAGCTGGGGGCCGCAGTCGCAGCGCCGCGAACCGAAGACGTCACCGGTCAGGCATTCGGAGTGCACGCGAACGAGGACGTCGTGCCCGTCGCTCTCCGGTCCGACGATGTCGCCGCGCACCAGGGCGACGTGTTCGACGTCGTCGTAGATGCTGGTGTAGCCCACCGCGCGGAACTCCCCGTGGCGGGTGGGAATGCGAGCTTCGGCGATCCGCACGATGTGCTTCTCGTGCTTGCGCCGCCACTCGATCAGGTCGGCGATCGAGATGAGTGCCAGACCGTGGTCGTCGGCGAACACCCGCAGCTCGTCGGTCTGGGCCATCTCGCCCTCGTCCTTCTGGCTGACGATCTCGCAGATGGCGCCGGCGGGTTGCAGGCCGGCGAGTTTGGCCAGGTCGACCGCCGCCTCCGTGTGGCCGGGGCGGCGGAGCACACCGCCCTCCTTAGCGCGCAGCGGTACCACGTGTCCCGGCCGGGTGAAGTCGCCGGCAATGGCCGTCGGGTCGGCGAGCAGACGCATGGTGGTGGCGCGGTCGGACGCCGAAATGCCGGTTCCGACATCTCTCTTGGCGTCGACGGTCACGGTGTAGGCGGTGCCGTGCTTGTCCTGGTTCACCGCGTACATCGGCAGCAGGCCGAGCCGGTCGCAGACCTCACCCGACAGCGGCACGCACAGGTAGCCGGAGGTGTACCGCACCATGAACGCGACCAGTTCCGGGGTGGCCTTCTCGGCCGCGAAGATCAGGTCGCCCTCGTTCTCGCGGTCCTCGTCATCGATGACCACGACGGCCTTGCCCGCCGCGATGTCGGCTATCGCCCGTTCGACGGAATCCAGCCTCGTCATCTCTGCCACCCTTGCCGTCCCGATCGGGACCATCGTGC contains:
- a CDS encoding bifunctional 3,4-dihydroxy-2-butanone-4-phosphate synthase/GTP cyclohydrolase II, whose translation is MTRLDSVERAIADIAAGKAVVVIDDEDRENEGDLIFAAEKATPELVAFMVRYTSGYLCVPLSGEVCDRLGLLPMYAVNQDKHGTAYTVTVDAKRDVGTGISASDRATTMRLLADPTAIAGDFTRPGHVVPLRAKEGGVLRRPGHTEAAVDLAKLAGLQPAGAICEIVSQKDEGEMAQTDELRVFADDHGLALISIADLIEWRRKHEKHIVRIAEARIPTRHGEFRAVGYTSIYDDVEHVALVRGDIVGPESDGHDVLVRVHSECLTGDVFGSRRCDCGPQLDAAMAMVAREGRGVVLYMRGHEGRGIGLLHKLQAYQLQDAGDDTVDANLKLGLPADARDYGIGAQILVDLGIRSMRLLTNNPAKRVGLDGYGLHIIERVPLPVRANSENIRYLMTKRDRMGHDLTGLDDYDESVKMNGYDEGVYLLGDRLPPTATDPGSVTT
- the ribH gene encoding 6,7-dimethyl-8-ribityllumazine synthase, which codes for MSGGAGVPDMPPVDASGLTLAIVASTWHTEICDALLDGARRTAAASGVEDPDVIRVLGAIEIPVVAQQLAKSHDAVVALGVVIRGQTPHFDYVCDAVTQGLTRVSLDEGTPVANGVLTTNDEKQALDRAGLPGSAEDKGAQAAAAALSTALTLRDLRQKP
- a CDS encoding GNAT family N-acetyltransferase, translated to MSAPMVTRLTESDWRVFATLRLRALTDTLGAGNLQYRHEMTFTAAQWRRRLRAHAQFAVLVDDHLVGLIGAQRQGAEAVYLYSLWLEPHARGRGLGHDLVSAAIDWARSQRARIVTLRVDAANATARGVYERLGFGVVGASTTATELTMSLMVG
- a CDS encoding PH domain-containing protein, with the protein product MTDAAAGIDLEVRPHLTPYFAYGAAFVIAAAHIAVGFLLKVGTSGVIFQTADQVAIGLLGIIIGGLVLVFARPRLQVGPGGLRVRNLLSYRLIPWSDVVDVTFPPGARWARVDLPDDEYIPLMAIQSVDKGRAVDAMDAVRILVSRYRPDVTRP